A single window of Sphingomonas sp. IW22 DNA harbors:
- a CDS encoding TetR/AcrR family transcriptional regulator — MARLPDEQDQQATGASEGKAPRTARGRRTLRAILDAAAVEFGEKGFHEGSISGITRRAGVALGSFYTYFDSKDAVFRALVRDMSAQVRDHVAPAIRTAPDGIAAEQAGLRHFIEFVRAHKEIYRIIDEAEFVDADSFRLHYATTAERIEARLRAAAARGEVRADVGAAHAWAIMGMNVFLGLRYGVWNEDRPADDIAADMADFLRHGLAPR, encoded by the coding sequence ATGGCACGCTTGCCCGACGAACAGGATCAACAGGCGACCGGGGCAAGCGAGGGTAAGGCACCCCGCACCGCACGCGGTCGGCGCACGCTGCGCGCCATATTGGACGCGGCGGCCGTCGAATTCGGGGAAAAGGGTTTCCACGAAGGTTCGATCAGTGGAATCACGCGCCGGGCCGGCGTGGCGCTGGGCAGCTTTTACACCTATTTCGACTCAAAGGATGCGGTGTTCCGCGCGCTGGTGCGCGACATGTCGGCACAGGTTCGCGATCATGTCGCTCCCGCGATCCGCACGGCGCCGGATGGTATCGCCGCCGAGCAGGCGGGCCTGCGCCACTTCATCGAGTTCGTGCGCGCGCACAAGGAAATCTACCGCATCATCGACGAGGCGGAGTTCGTCGATGCCGACAGTTTTCGCCTTCATTACGCGACCACGGCCGAACGGATCGAGGCGCGGCTGCGCGCCGCCGCTGCGCGCGGGGAGGTGCGCGCCGACGTCGGTGCGGCCCATGCATGGGCGATCATGGGGATGAACGTGTTTCTGGGCCTGCGATACGGGGTCTGGAACGAGGACCGCCCCGCCGACGACATCGCCGCCGATATGGCCGATTTCCTGCGTCACGGTCTGGCCCCGCGCTGA
- the uvrB gene encoding excinuclease ABC subunit UvrB: MAIEIRTNLAEPDTGQSFIPHRPARPPKAEGGRAFKLVSDYQPSGDQPTAIAELVDAAQAGERDQVLLGVTGSGKTFTMAKVVEALQRPALVLAPNKILAAQLYGEFKSFFPENAVEYFVSYYDYYQPEAYVPRSDTYIEKESSINEAIDRMRHSATRSLLERDDVLIVASVSCLYGIGSVETYSAMIFDLKKGETQDQREIIRKLVALQYKRNDAAFQRGAFRVRGDSLEVFPSHYEDTAWRISFFGDEIEEITEFDPLTGSKVASLNSIRIYANSHYVTPGPTLKQATHAIRHELEERLKELQAEGRLLEAQRLEQRTNFDLEMIAATGSCNGIENYSRFLTGRLPGEPPPTLFEYLPENALLFVDESHQTIGQINGMSRGDHRRKITLAEYGFRLPSAIDNRPLRFNEWDAMRPQTVCVSATPGGWEMEQTGGVFVEQVIRPTGLIDPPVEIKPVEEQVQDLIVESRKTTELGYRTLVTTLTKRMAEDLTEYMHEAGIKVRYMHSDVETLERIELIRDLRMGVYDVLIGINLLREGLDIPECGLVAILDADKEGFLRSETSLIQTIGRAARNVDGRVILYADRITGSMERALNETSRRREKQEAYNREHGITPQTIKRNIGDIIAHVSQKDQVTVEIDEDRPHMVGHNLRAYIEELEKKMRKAAADLEFEEAGRLRDEIRSLEAEELGLPDHEKKAPIMGRSNEGKPGTRKTRFGKVQKKWSGGKR, encoded by the coding sequence ATGGCGATCGAGATCCGCACCAATCTGGCCGAACCCGATACCGGGCAAAGCTTTATCCCCCACCGCCCCGCGCGTCCGCCCAAGGCCGAAGGGGGCCGGGCGTTCAAGCTGGTCAGCGACTATCAGCCGTCGGGCGACCAGCCGACCGCGATTGCCGAACTGGTTGACGCCGCGCAGGCCGGTGAGCGCGATCAGGTGCTGCTGGGCGTCACGGGTTCGGGCAAGACCTTTACCATGGCCAAGGTGGTGGAGGCGTTGCAGCGTCCCGCGCTGGTGCTGGCGCCCAACAAGATCCTCGCCGCGCAGTTATATGGCGAGTTCAAGTCGTTTTTTCCTGAAAACGCCGTCGAATATTTCGTCAGCTATTACGACTATTACCAGCCGGAGGCCTATGTCCCCCGGTCGGATACTTATATCGAGAAGGAAAGCTCGATCAACGAGGCCATCGACCGGATGCGCCATTCGGCCACCCGGTCGCTGCTGGAACGCGACGACGTGCTGATCGTCGCGTCGGTTTCGTGCCTTTACGGTATCGGTTCGGTCGAAACCTATTCGGCAATGATCTTCGACCTGAAAAAGGGCGAGACGCAGGACCAGCGCGAAATCATCCGCAAGCTGGTGGCTTTGCAATACAAGCGCAATGACGCCGCGTTTCAGCGTGGTGCTTTCCGCGTGCGCGGCGACAGCCTTGAGGTGTTTCCGTCGCACTATGAAGACACGGCCTGGCGCATCAGCTTTTTCGGGGACGAGATCGAGGAGATCACCGAATTCGACCCGCTGACGGGGTCAAAGGTCGCCAGCCTCAATTCGATCCGCATCTATGCCAACAGCCACTATGTGACGCCCGGCCCGACCCTGAAACAGGCGACGCACGCGATCCGCCACGAGCTTGAGGAACGGCTGAAGGAATTGCAGGCCGAAGGGCGGCTATTGGAAGCGCAGCGGCTGGAGCAGCGCACCAATTTCGACCTTGAGATGATCGCCGCGACCGGCAGCTGCAACGGGATCGAGAATTACAGCCGCTTTCTGACCGGCCGCCTGCCGGGCGAGCCGCCGCCCACGCTTTTCGAATATCTGCCCGAAAATGCGCTACTGTTCGTCGATGAAAGCCACCAGACGATCGGCCAGATCAACGGCATGTCGCGGGGTGACCACCGGCGAAAGATCACGCTGGCCGAATATGGCTTCCGCCTGCCCTCGGCCATCGACAACCGCCCGCTACGCTTCAACGAATGGGACGCGATGCGCCCGCAGACGGTGTGCGTGTCTGCCACGCCCGGCGGCTGGGAAATGGAGCAGACCGGCGGCGTGTTCGTCGAACAGGTGATCCGCCCCACCGGCCTGATCGACCCGCCGGTCGAGATCAAGCCGGTCGAGGAACAGGTGCAGGACCTGATCGTCGAGTCGCGCAAGACCACCGAACTTGGCTATCGCACGCTCGTCACCACGCTGACCAAGCGCATGGCGGAGGATTTGACCGAGTACATGCACGAAGCGGGCATCAAGGTCCGTTACATGCACTCCGACGTGGAAACGCTGGAGCGTATCGAGCTGATCCGCGACCTTCGCATGGGCGTGTATGACGTCCTGATCGGCATCAACCTGCTGCGCGAGGGGCTGGACATTCCCGAATGCGGACTGGTCGCCATCCTGGATGCCGACAAGGAAGGATTTCTGCGTTCCGAAACCTCATTGATCCAGACCATCGGCCGCGCCGCGCGCAACGTCGACGGGCGCGTCATCCTCTATGCCGACCGCATCACCGGCAGCATGGAGCGTGCGCTCAACGAAACCAGTCGGCGGCGCGAAAAGCAGGAAGCCTATAACCGCGAACACGGCATCACGCCCCAGACGATCAAGCGCAACATCGGCGACATCATCGCCCATGTCTCGCAAAAGGATCAGGTGACCGTCGAGATCGACGAGGATCGGCCCCACATGGTCGGCCACAATCTGCGCGCTTATATCGAGGAACTCGAAAAGAAGATGCGCAAGGCCGCCGCTGATTTGGAATTTGAAGAGGCCGGCCGCCTGCGCGATGAAATCCGCAGCCTGGAGGCGGAGGAACTCGGGCTGCCCGATCATGAGAAAAAGGCGCCGATCATGGGCCGCAGCAACGAGGGCAAGCCCGGCACCCGCAAGACGCGGTTCGGCAAGGTGCAAAAGAAATGGAGTGGCGGGAAGCGGTAG
- a CDS encoding formate/nitrite transporter family protein: MTPSGEVPDEPQEPDHLDAGEREDVADRQTGSALVVYEVIRAAGDEELHRPASGLFFSALAAGIGVCASLLGVATLRGHLPDAPWVELVAALGYTLGFVIVVLGNLQLFTEATVTAVLPVIADPRPINCLRLVRLWAIVLIGNLIGTFIVASMIAMQWIVDAQTLDGALEFAGHLTEYSFGALLVRGIPAGFLIASLAWILPNARQDALGVVVGITWLVSAGGFTHVVVGSAEAWLLLLAGRVGIDWVLFGFIAPAFLGNVIGGSGLFALIAYGQVREQMAVAKHEPKD, encoded by the coding sequence ATGACCCCCAGCGGCGAAGTCCCTGACGAGCCGCAGGAACCCGACCATCTGGACGCCGGGGAGCGTGAGGATGTGGCCGATCGTCAGACCGGATCGGCACTGGTGGTCTATGAAGTGATCCGCGCTGCGGGCGATGAGGAGTTGCATCGCCCGGCAAGCGGCCTGTTCTTTTCCGCGCTGGCGGCGGGCATCGGCGTATGTGCGTCTCTGCTTGGCGTCGCCACGCTGCGCGGCCACCTGCCCGACGCGCCATGGGTCGAACTGGTCGCGGCGCTTGGCTATACGCTGGGCTTCGTGATCGTAGTGTTGGGCAATCTCCAACTGTTCACGGAAGCGACGGTTACTGCGGTGCTGCCCGTCATCGCCGACCCGCGACCGATCAATTGCCTTCGCCTGGTGCGGCTGTGGGCAATCGTGCTGATCGGCAATCTGATCGGCACGTTCATCGTCGCGTCGATGATCGCGATGCAATGGATTGTGGATGCACAAACGCTGGACGGCGCACTGGAATTTGCCGGGCACCTGACCGAATACTCCTTCGGCGCGCTGCTGGTGAGGGGCATCCCTGCGGGGTTCCTGATCGCCAGTCTTGCCTGGATCCTGCCCAATGCGCGGCAAGATGCGCTGGGCGTCGTGGTCGGCATCACGTGGCTGGTCTCAGCGGGGGGCTTCACCCATGTCGTCGTCGGCTCGGCCGAGGCGTGGCTGCTCCTGCTGGCGGGCAGGGTGGGGATCGACTGGGTGCTGTTCGGCTTTATCGCGCCCGCATTTCTGGGCAACGTGATCGGCGGCAGCGGCCTGTTCGCGCTGATCGCCTACGGTCAGGTGCGAGAGCAGATGGCGGTGGCAAAGCACGAGCCAAAGGATTGA
- a CDS encoding folate-binding protein YgfZ, whose product MDDATHLADRALIRLSGDDVRGFLQGLVTHNLRELTPAQPLWTALLSPQGKVLFDFLLWADGDDVLVDAEADRVEALAKRLTLYRLRRAIVIAPEPALLVHWSPRMADQPADPRLPALGHRWLSAEASDDASAAWRAHRLSMGVTEGVGELGDGETLWLECNARELNGVSFTKGCFVGQENTARMHHRSKVNRRLVVKPLGEAGPRARATYPDLGLMVEHARVEALDDALMPEWLASALAADASAEVD is encoded by the coding sequence ATGGACGATGCCACCCACCTTGCCGATCGCGCGCTTATCCGCCTGTCGGGCGACGATGTTCGCGGCTTCCTTCAGGGGCTGGTCACGCATAACCTGCGCGAACTGACACCCGCCCAGCCGCTTTGGACGGCGCTGCTGTCGCCGCAGGGCAAGGTGCTGTTCGATTTCCTGTTATGGGCGGATGGCGACGACGTGCTGGTCGATGCCGAAGCTGACCGCGTGGAGGCACTGGCCAAGCGGCTGACGCTGTATCGCCTGCGTCGCGCGATCGTCATCGCGCCCGAACCCGCGCTGTTGGTCCATTGGTCGCCGCGCATGGCCGACCAGCCCGCCGACCCGCGCTTGCCCGCCCTCGGTCATCGCTGGCTGTCGGCGGAGGCGAGCGACGATGCCAGCGCCGCGTGGCGCGCGCACCGCCTGTCGATGGGCGTGACAGAGGGTGTGGGTGAGCTGGGCGATGGCGAGACGCTGTGGCTGGAATGCAATGCTCGCGAGCTGAACGGCGTCAGCTTTACCAAGGGCTGCTTTGTCGGACAGGAAAATACCGCGCGGATGCACCATCGCTCTAAGGTGAATCGCCGGCTGGTGGTCAAGCCGCTGGGCGAAGCGGGACCGCGCGCGCGCGCGACCTATCCCGACCTTGGCCTGATGGTGGAACATGCGCGGGTCGAGGCGCTGGACGACGCGCTGATGCCCGAATGGCTGGCGTCGGCGCTGGCGGCGGACGCCAGCGCCGAAGTGGATTAG
- a CDS encoding dihydroorotase, whose product MAFDLKLSGGTVHLPGGPAQVDVFVTDGRIAAIGGSGDAGETIDVTGLDVLPGVIDSQVHFREPGLEHKEDLETGSVAAVMGGVTAVFEMPNTNPNTDNEAAITDKLTRARRMWCDHAFYVGATGQNAEELRALERMPGTAGVKIFMGSSTGNLLVAEDEALARVLASGTRRVAIHAEDEARMNERAADYRIDGDPSSHPVWRDDESAMIATKRILRLAREAKRRIHVLHISTPAELELLARHKDIATCEVTPQHLTLAGEEAYPQIGTYAQMNPPIRSGGHRAGLWHWMAQGVPDVIGSDHAPHTIEEKSRPYPASPSGMPGVQTLLPLMLNHVAEGRLTLQRLIDLTSAGPQRIFGLVGKGRIALGYDADFTVVDLKRRWTVSKDWLASRCDWSPFEGWELTGKPIGTIVRGRTAMWEDQLVGTAQGAPIRFEATEFR is encoded by the coding sequence ATGGCATTTGATCTGAAGCTCAGCGGCGGCACGGTCCACTTGCCCGGCGGTCCGGCGCAGGTCGATGTGTTCGTCACCGACGGCCGCATCGCGGCGATCGGCGGGTCAGGCGATGCGGGCGAGACGATCGACGTCACCGGCCTCGACGTGCTGCCCGGCGTCATCGACAGCCAGGTCCATTTCCGGGAGCCGGGACTGGAGCATAAGGAAGACCTGGAAACCGGCAGCGTCGCCGCCGTAATGGGCGGCGTGACGGCGGTGTTCGAAATGCCGAACACCAACCCCAATACCGACAATGAAGCCGCGATCACCGACAAGCTGACGCGCGCGCGCCGCATGTGGTGCGACCATGCCTTCTATGTCGGCGCGACCGGCCAGAATGCGGAGGAACTGCGCGCGCTCGAACGGATGCCGGGCACGGCGGGGGTCAAGATCTTCATGGGTTCCTCCACCGGCAACCTGCTGGTGGCCGAGGATGAGGCGCTGGCCCGCGTGCTGGCCAGCGGCACCCGCCGCGTCGCCATCCATGCCGAGGACGAGGCGCGCATGAACGAACGCGCCGCCGACTATCGCATCGACGGCGATCCGTCCTCGCACCCCGTGTGGCGGGACGATGAAAGCGCGATGATCGCCACCAAGCGCATTTTGCGACTGGCGCGGGAGGCCAAGCGGCGCATCCACGTCCTGCACATCTCCACCCCCGCCGAGCTGGAATTGCTGGCCCGGCACAAGGACATCGCAACGTGCGAAGTCACGCCCCAGCACCTGACGCTGGCGGGTGAGGAAGCCTATCCACAGATCGGCACCTATGCCCAGATGAATCCGCCGATCCGTTCCGGCGGGCACCGGGCGGGCCTTTGGCACTGGATGGCGCAGGGTGTGCCCGATGTCATCGGTTCGGACCACGCACCGCACACCATCGAGGAAAAGTCGCGCCCCTATCCCGCCAGCCCCAGTGGCATGCCAGGCGTGCAGACGCTGCTGCCCCTGATGCTGAACCATGTGGCGGAGGGGCGGCTGACGCTCCAGCGGCTGATCGACCTGACCAGCGCCGGGCCGCAGCGGATTTTCGGGCTGGTAGGCAAGGGGCGGATCGCGCTTGGTTACGACGCCGACTTCACCGTGGTCGACCTCAAGCGCCGCTGGACGGTGAGCAAGGACTGGCTCGCCTCGCGCTGCGACTGGTCGCCGTTCGAAGGCTGGGAACTGACCGGCAAGCCGATCGGCACCATCGTGCGTGGCCGTACCGCTATGTGGGAAGACCAGTTGGTCGGCACCGCGCAGGGCGCACCGATCCGCTTCGAGGCGACCGAGTTCCGTTAA
- a CDS encoding polyhydroxyalkanoate depolymerase, translated as MLYNAYEMQRSMLAGASALANFGAGLLNNPANPFSYFGGGPVVASALEVFAHAAAPRGKPEFGLNQTMIDGKPVAVREEIVARKPFGQLKHFVREGVQGGPKLLIVAPMSGHYATLLRGTVERMLPVADVYITDWRDAKLVPLSEGGFDLDDYIDYVVDWLAQIGAEGDARAHMLAVCQPSVPCYAAVALMSADKHPNLPRTLTMMGGPIDTREAPTAVNTLATERPHAWFQQNVIATVPMLYAGAGRQVYPGFLQLAGFMTMNLGNHLISHWEMFKHLVQGDDESADATMRFYEEYRSVCDMTAEFYLQTIDLVFQRHALPLGEMTHRGRPVDPAAITDVGILAIEGERDDISGIGQTKAALTIATALDEAKKKYLMAEGVGHYGIFNGSKWRTRIAPVVEQWMAAHSG; from the coding sequence ATGCTTTATAATGCCTATGAAATGCAGCGCTCGATGCTGGCGGGCGCCAGCGCGCTCGCCAATTTCGGGGCCGGCCTTCTCAACAATCCTGCCAACCCCTTTTCCTATTTCGGTGGCGGTCCGGTGGTGGCATCGGCGCTTGAGGTCTTTGCCCATGCCGCCGCGCCGCGCGGCAAGCCCGAATTCGGGCTGAACCAGACGATGATCGACGGCAAGCCCGTGGCCGTGCGTGAAGAGATCGTCGCGCGCAAGCCGTTCGGCCAGCTCAAGCATTTCGTGCGCGAGGGCGTTCAGGGCGGGCCGAAGCTGCTGATCGTGGCGCCCATGTCGGGCCATTATGCGACGCTGCTGCGCGGCACGGTCGAGCGGATGCTGCCGGTTGCGGATGTCTATATCACCGACTGGCGCGACGCGAAGCTGGTGCCGCTGAGCGAGGGTGGCTTCGACCTGGACGACTATATCGATTATGTCGTCGACTGGCTGGCGCAAATCGGGGCGGAGGGCGATGCGCGCGCGCATATGCTGGCGGTCTGCCAGCCGTCGGTCCCCTGCTATGCCGCCGTGGCGTTGATGAGCGCGGACAAGCACCCGAACCTGCCGCGCACGCTGACCATGATGGGCGGGCCGATCGACACGCGTGAGGCGCCGACCGCCGTCAATACGCTGGCGACCGAACGGCCCCATGCCTGGTTCCAGCAGAATGTGATCGCGACGGTACCGATGCTGTATGCCGGCGCCGGGCGCCAGGTTTATCCCGGTTTCCTTCAGCTGGCCGGGTTCATGACGATGAATCTGGGCAACCACCTGATTTCCCACTGGGAAATGTTCAAGCATCTGGTCCAGGGCGACGACGAAAGCGCCGATGCGACGATGCGCTTCTACGAGGAATATCGATCGGTCTGCGACATGACGGCCGAATTCTATCTCCAGACGATCGATCTGGTGTTCCAGCGCCACGCCCTGCCGCTGGGTGAGATGACGCATCGCGGCCGCCCGGTCGATCCCGCTGCGATCACCGATGTCGGCATCCTGGCGATCGAGGGCGAGCGTGACGACATCTCAGGCATCGGCCAGACAAAGGCGGCGCTGACCATCGCGACGGCGCTGGACGAGGCGAAGAAGAAATATCTGATGGCCGAGGGCGTCGGCCATTACGGCATCTTCAACGGTTCGAAATGGCGCACGCGCATCGCACCCGTGGTCGAACAGTGGATGGCGGCGCATTCAGGATGA
- a CDS encoding TonB-dependent receptor, with amino-acid sequence MARLRNRFAAYLMFTVAPVALLAAPAAAQEMAAPADAEAQAAEAPPPSAALGDQEIVVTAQRRSESLLRVPIAVTAYSGEALEAQGAIDLSDIGDTTPNVTLEPSRGTNSTLTAFIRGVGQQDPVPGFESGVGLYLDDVYLNRPQAALLDIYDVERIEVLRGPQGTLYGRNTIGGAIKYVTRRLPDRLSVNARATYGSYDQADGVLSVSTPLTDGIRVGVAGARLSRGGFGDNLTLGIENYNKDVWAGRGTIEFETPDNRLFVRISGDYTHDKSNARNGHRLIPGIASGAPVLDDVFDTRAGLAFPLNDIEAGGLAMNISAEIATGLTLKSISAWREDRSLTPIDFDALPSVDVDVPAVYRNEQISQEFQLAYESDRLNGLVGFYYLDARASTRFDVILATTGPALGLPVSAGFGQQTAGDVRTDTWSGFADFTYDVTDWLALSGGIRYTSDTRRSAIFKANRLGGADAQFGGSGTNLGAPITNFEGEATFDKWTPRAAITLTPTDNFMAYASYSKGFKGGGFDPRGSANIAPNNNGVPGIQYDDIYDFFLFEPETVDSYEVGVKGSLFDRGLTYAVTGFWSDYTDVQVPGSVGVDANGDGIFEGFAGVTTNAAAATLKGVEAEIFARLLRDFAGAGSQVSFSGTLGYIDAKYDSFIGPAGNEVADFRRIQNTPDWTLSGTLGSIVPIGTGELNASTTLSYRSDTTQFEVPNPFLDQPGYALWDASINYSFGPERRYSIGLHGKNLTDERYITSGYLFALANPQTGLPIITPTGGITPSLGREGVATAFYGNPRQFYVTLGLKF; translated from the coding sequence ATGGCTCGCTTGCGCAATCGTTTCGCCGCATATCTGATGTTCACCGTTGCGCCCGTCGCGCTGCTGGCGGCGCCCGCCGCCGCGCAGGAAATGGCCGCGCCCGCCGATGCAGAGGCGCAGGCCGCCGAAGCGCCACCACCGTCCGCCGCGCTTGGCGACCAGGAAATCGTCGTGACGGCGCAGCGCCGCTCCGAATCGCTGCTGCGCGTGCCGATCGCGGTCACCGCCTATTCGGGTGAAGCGCTTGAGGCACAGGGCGCGATCGACCTGTCCGACATTGGCGACACCACGCCCAACGTCACGCTTGAGCCGTCACGCGGGACCAATTCGACACTGACCGCCTTCATCCGCGGCGTGGGTCAGCAGGACCCGGTGCCCGGATTTGAATCGGGCGTTGGCCTGTATCTGGACGATGTCTATCTCAACCGCCCGCAAGCGGCACTGCTGGACATTTACGACGTCGAGCGGATCGAGGTGCTGCGCGGGCCGCAGGGCACGCTTTACGGCCGCAACACCATCGGCGGCGCGATCAAATATGTGACGCGGCGACTGCCCGACCGCCTGTCGGTCAATGCCCGCGCCACCTATGGCAGCTACGATCAGGCCGATGGCGTGCTCAGCGTCTCCACCCCGCTGACCGACGGCATCCGCGTCGGCGTTGCGGGCGCGCGGCTGTCACGCGGGGGTTTCGGCGACAATCTGACGCTGGGGATCGAGAACTACAACAAAGACGTATGGGCCGGTCGCGGGACCATCGAGTTCGAGACGCCCGACAACCGCCTGTTCGTCCGCATTTCGGGCGATTACACCCACGACAAGTCGAACGCGCGCAATGGCCACCGGCTGATCCCCGGCATCGCGTCGGGCGCGCCGGTGCTTGACGATGTGTTCGACACCCGCGCCGGGCTGGCCTTCCCGCTCAACGACATCGAAGCGGGCGGGCTAGCCATGAACATCAGCGCCGAGATTGCCACGGGCCTGACACTGAAAAGCATCAGCGCATGGCGCGAGGATCGCAGCCTGACGCCCATCGATTTCGACGCGCTGCCCAGCGTCGATGTCGATGTGCCCGCCGTTTATCGCAACGAACAGATCAGCCAGGAATTCCAGCTGGCATATGAAAGCGACCGGCTGAACGGTCTGGTCGGCTTTTACTATCTCGACGCGCGCGCCTCGACCCGGTTCGACGTGATCCTGGCGACGACGGGTCCGGCGCTGGGCCTGCCCGTCTCGGCCGGGTTCGGACAGCAGACGGCGGGCGATGTGCGTACCGACACCTGGTCGGGCTTTGCCGACTTCACCTATGACGTGACCGACTGGCTCGCACTGTCGGGTGGCATTCGCTACACCAGCGATACCCGGCGCTCGGCGATCTTCAAGGCCAACCGGCTGGGTGGTGCCGACGCACAGTTCGGCGGCAGCGGCACCAATCTTGGCGCGCCGATCACCAATTTCGAAGGCGAAGCGACCTTCGACAAATGGACCCCGCGCGCGGCCATCACGCTGACGCCCACCGACAATTTCATGGCCTATGCCTCTTATTCAAAGGGGTTCAAGGGCGGCGGGTTCGACCCGCGCGGCAGCGCCAATATCGCGCCCAACAACAATGGCGTGCCGGGCATCCAGTATGACGACATTTACGACTTCTTCCTGTTCGAACCCGAAACGGTCGACAGCTATGAAGTGGGCGTCAAGGGATCGCTGTTCGACCGCGGCCTGACCTATGCCGTCACTGGCTTCTGGTCCGATTACACCGACGTACAGGTGCCCGGATCGGTCGGCGTCGACGCCAATGGCGACGGCATTTTCGAAGGTTTTGCAGGCGTCACCACCAATGCCGCCGCCGCGACGCTGAAGGGTGTTGAGGCGGAGATCTTCGCGCGCCTGCTGCGCGATTTCGCAGGCGCCGGATCACAGGTCAGCTTTTCCGGAACGCTCGGCTATATCGACGCGAAATATGACAGCTTCATCGGCCCCGCCGGCAATGAAGTGGCTGATTTCCGCCGCATCCAGAACACGCCCGACTGGACGCTGTCGGGCACTTTGGGGTCGATCGTGCCCATTGGCACGGGTGAGCTGAACGCCTCCACCACGCTCAGCTATCGCAGCGACACGACGCAGTTCGAAGTGCCCAACCCGTTCCTCGACCAGCCGGGCTATGCCCTGTGGGACGCGAGCATCAATTACAGCTTCGGACCGGAGCGGCGCTATTCGATTGGTCTGCACGGCAAGAACCTGACTGATGAGCGCTACATCACCTCGGGCTATCTGTTCGCGCTGGCGAATCCCCAGACCGGTCTGCCGATCATCACTCCGACGGGCGGCATCACCCCGTCGCTGGGGCGAGAGGGCGTGGCGACCGCATTTTACGGTAATCCGCGTCAGTTCTATGTGACGCTGGGCCTAAAGTTCTAA
- a CDS encoding spinster family MFS transporter, whose protein sequence is MASTAPTEAARGSGRRLTSATPGYRAAVLAMLLLVYTFNFLDRQILGILVQPIKAELGLTDTQLGALGGIAFAMLYSTLAIPLALIADRTSRSWVITISLGVWSAFTALCGMATSFWQLFLFRVGVGVGEAGGVAPSYAMIADYFPPEKRARALSIYSLGVPIGLAGGSILGGFIAATVNWRTAFLVVGVAGIVIAPLFRLIVREPVRGMSDPAPATSERVPVGRVFAILARKPSFWLMGFAAGFSSMCGYGLAYWMPSVLIRSFGFDLFTAALYIGSTLLIGGSAGVLLGGVMADRLGGADKGAYAKLPMIAWLVTVPLFGAGLMASGSPILAWAFFLIPNGLNILWLGPVTTAVQGLVPPPMRATASASFLLINNLIGLGLGSWIMGAMSDAMTASMGDDALRWAAFLALGFYLVAAGLMALAIKPLRRDWWDQRGA, encoded by the coding sequence ATGGCCAGCACCGCTCCGACAGAGGCAGCGCGAGGGTCCGGTCGGCGGCTGACGTCGGCAACGCCGGGATATCGCGCCGCCGTGCTGGCGATGCTGCTGCTGGTCTACACCTTCAACTTTCTCGACCGTCAGATTCTTGGCATCCTGGTCCAGCCGATCAAGGCGGAACTGGGGCTGACTGACACCCAGCTGGGGGCATTGGGCGGCATCGCCTTTGCAATGCTCTATTCGACGCTGGCGATCCCGCTGGCACTGATCGCCGACCGCACCAGCCGCAGCTGGGTCATCACCATTTCGCTTGGCGTGTGGAGCGCCTTCACTGCGCTGTGCGGAATGGCGACCAGTTTCTGGCAGCTGTTCCTGTTTCGCGTCGGCGTCGGCGTCGGCGAAGCGGGGGGCGTCGCGCCATCCTATGCCATGATCGCGGATTATTTCCCGCCGGAAAAGCGCGCGCGGGCGCTGTCCATATATTCGCTGGGCGTGCCTATCGGCCTGGCTGGCGGGTCGATCCTGGGCGGGTTCATCGCCGCGACGGTCAACTGGCGCACTGCCTTTCTGGTGGTGGGCGTAGCGGGCATCGTCATCGCCCCGCTGTTCCGGCTGATCGTCCGCGAACCCGTGCGGGGGATGAGCGACCCTGCCCCCGCCACATCCGAACGCGTGCCGGTGGGCCGCGTCTTTGCCATATTGGCGCGCAAGCCCAGCTTCTGGCTGATGGGCTTTGCCGCCGGGTTCAGTTCGATGTGTGGCTATGGCCTGGCATATTGGATGCCATCGGTGCTGATCCGCAGCTTTGGCTTCGACCTGTTCACGGCGGCGCTGTACATCGGCTCGACGCTGTTGATCGGCGGCAGTGCGGGCGTGCTGCTGGGCGGCGTGATGGCCGACCGGCTGGGCGGTGCGGACAAGGGCGCCTATGCCAAGCTGCCGATGATCGCATGGCTGGTCACCGTGCCGCTGTTCGGCGCTGGGCTGATGGCGTCCGGCTCGCCGATCCTCGCTTGGGCGTTTTTTCTGATCCCCAATGGGCTCAACATCCTGTGGCTCGGCCCGGTGACGACGGCGGTGCAGGGGCTGGTCCCGCCGCCCATGCGCGCGACGGCCAGCGCATCGTTCCTGCTGATCAACAATCTGATCGGCCTGGGTCTCGGTTCCTGGATCATGGGCGCGATGTCAGACGCGATGACGGCGTCGATGGGCGACGACGCGCTGCGCTGGGCCGCGTTCCTGGCGCTGGGCTTTTACCTCGTCGCGGCAGGGCTGATGGCGCTGGCGATCAAACCGCTGCGGCGAGATTGGTGGGACCAGCGCGGGGCGTAG